In Dermacentor andersoni chromosome 4, qqDerAnde1_hic_scaffold, whole genome shotgun sequence, the following proteins share a genomic window:
- the LOC126536211 gene encoding probable G-protein coupled receptor No18, which produces MTSSVGLLMDTPSSTVVSQFLSGSVMFDVVENTTSARLAPFMGDANDSNITGTPDHSVVAAGGSGVAGAGDAVLSIAVPLPEAVATVLVLSAIVAGTVFGNVLVVLAIFTYRPLRSVQNMFIVSLAVADIAVALLVMPFNVAYSIMGRWVFGLHMCELWLTCDVLCCTASILNLCAIALDRYWAIHDPINYAQKRTLRRVLLSIVLVWAISALISVPPLIGWNDWPEQFDETSPCQLTEERGYVLYSATGSFFAPLLIMTIVYFKIYLATRRRLRKRAKAVAATLQVKPSALQSLPPAAHENSSADSPQTEQSPIDPDMDSVTAIRTDDVPDVRGKTQQNGGNGAARLGPCRASPNVKQYMEERQRISLSKERRAARVLGIVMGVFVLCWLPFFLMYVILPFCPQCSIAPKTVNFITWLGYVNSALNPVIYTVFNNDFRKAFLKILCRRRS; this is translated from the exons ATGACTTCCAGCGTGGGCCTTCTAATGGACACACCGAGCAGCACAGTCGTGTCGCAATTTCTTAGCGGCAGCGTCATGTTTGATGTAGTTGAAAACACGACGTCTGCGCGCCTCGCCCCCTTCATGGGCGACGCGAACGACTCAAACATCACGGGGACTCCTGACCACTCTGTCGTGGCTGCTGGTGGTAGCGGCGTCGCAGGAGCTGGAGACGCCGTCCTATCGATCGCTGTGCCGCTTCCGGAAGCTGTGGCCACTGTGCTGGTACTCTCGGCCATCGTGGCCGGAACGGTGTTCGGCAACGTACTCGTCGTGCTCGCTATATTCACCTACAGGCCCCTTCGTAGCGTGCAGAACATGTTCATTGTGTCTCTCGCCGTCGCCGACATTGCAGTGGCACTCCTGGTGATGCCCTTCAACGTGGCTTACTCCATCATGGGTCGGTGGGTGTTCGGCTTGCACATGTGCGAGCTGTGGCTCACCTGCGACGTTCTGTGCTGCACGGCTTCCATCTTAAACCTGTGCGCGATAGCGCTGGACCGATACTGGGCCATCCACGACCCCATCAACTACGCGCAGAAGCGCACGCTGCGGAGGGTGCTGCTCTCCATCGTGCTGGTGTGGGCCATCAGCGCGCTCATCTCTGTGCCGCCCCTGATTGGCTGGAACGACTGGCCCGAACAGTTCGACGAGACGTCACCCTGCCAGCTGACCGAGGAGCGCGGTTACGTGCTCTACTCAGCCACTGGCTCCTTCTTCGCCCCCCTGCTCATCATGACCATCGTGTACTTCAAAATCTACCTGGCCACCAGGCGACGGCTCCGAAAGCGTGCCAAGGCAGTGGCGGCCACACTACAG GTGAAGCCTTCAGCGCTGCAGTCCCTGCCGCCTGCCGCGCACGAAAACTCGTCGGCGGACTCTCCGCAGACCGAGCAAAGCCCAATCGATCCGGACATGGACAGCGTGACGGCGATCCGCACAGACGATGTTCCGGACGTCCGCGGAAAGACCCAGCAGAACGGTGGCAACGGTGCTGCTAGACTGGGCCCGTGCAGGGCCTCTCCCAACGTGAAGCAGTACATGGAAGAGCGTCAGCGCATCTCGCTCTCCAAGGAGCGGCGTGCGGCACGTGTGCTGGGCATTGTCATGGGAGTGTTTGTGTTGTGCTGGCTTCCTTTCTTCCTCATGTACGTCATCTTGCCCTTCTGCCCGCAGTGCAGCATCGCACCAAAGACGGTAAACTTCATCACCTGGCTGGGTTACGTGAACTCTGCTCTGAACCCCGTGATCTACACCGTTTTCAACAATGACTTTCGGAAGGCCTTTCTCAAGATCCTCTGCCGTCGGCGCAGCTGA